In Lotus japonicus ecotype B-129 chromosome 5, LjGifu_v1.2, one genomic interval encodes:
- the LOC130717886 gene encoding nucleobase-ascorbate transporter 3, with translation MGHETDNHHHHAPPPVQAPPPGPPPPNFGLSRGPTWAPAEQLLQLDYCIHSNPSWPEALLLGFQHYIVMLGTTVLIATSLVNQMGGTHGDKARVIQTMLFMSAINTLLQTWFGSRLPTVMGGSVAYILPVMSVINDYTDKTFSSEHERFTYTIRTVQGSLIVSSFVNIFLGYSRVWGNLVRLFSPIVIVPVVCLVGLGAFMRGFPLLADCVQIGLPMLIFLVLMQQYLKKIHPKTHNVLERYSILLCAALIWAFAAILTVAGAYNNSKTKTQSSCRTDRSFLMSSAPWVKVPYPFQWGTPIFSAGHVFGMMGAALVSSAESTGTYFAAARLSGSTPPPPHVISRSIGLQGLGMLIEGIFGSVVGTTASVENVGLLGLTHIGSRRVVQISCGFMFFFSIFGKFGAFFASIPLSIFAAIYCVLFGIVAAIGISFIQFSNNNSMRNIYILGLSLFLGISIPQYFIMNISPDGRGPVRTNGGWFNDILNTIFSSPPTVAIIVGTVLDNTLDVKHKEDDRGLTWWRPFQHRKGDVRNDEFYRFPLGLTEYIPSRFRP, from the exons atgggtcaTGAGACTgataaccaccaccaccatgctcCGCCGCCAGTTCAGGCTCCACCGCCAGGTCCACCACCACCGAACTTTGGACTTTCCAGGGGACCCACTTGGGCTCCTGCTGAACAACTCCTGCAGCTGGATTACTGCATCCACTCCAATCCTTCATGGC CGGAAGCACTGCTACTGGGTTTTCAGCACTACATTGTGATGCTTGGAACAACTGTTCTGATTGCTACCTCCCTGGTGAATCAGATGGGTGGGACTCAT GGTGACAAAGCTCGTGTGATTCAGACTATGTTGTTCATGTCTGCCATCAACACTCTGCTCCAGACTTGGTTCGGGTCGAGGCTTCCAACTGTGATGGGTGGATCGGTTGCTTACATTCTTCCTGTGATGTCGGTCATAAATGATTATACTGACAAGACGTTCTCATCTGAGCATGAG AGGTTTACCTACACAATCAGAACAGTTCAAGGATCCCTGATTGTATCTTCTTTCGTCAATATCTTCCTTGGGTATAGCAGGGTATGGGGGAATTTAGTAAG gTTGTTTAGTCCCATAGTCATTGTTCCTGTAGTATGTCTGGTGGGTCTTGGCGCGTTCATGAGAGGCTTTCCATTG CTTGCGGATTGCGTGCAGATTGGACTACCTATGCTCATTTTTCTGGTTTTAATGCAACAG TATCTGAAGAAGATTCATCCTAAAACTCATAATGTACTTGAGAGGTATTCTATTCTTCTTTGCGCCGCTCTCATCTGGGCTTTCGCTGCTATCCTTACTGTGGCCGGTGCATACAACAATTCCAAAACAAAAACCCAGTCGAGTTGTCGCACGGATCGCTCATTCCTGATGTCTTCTGCTCCTTG GGTTAAAGTTCCATACCCATTTCAATGGGGTACCCCCATATTCAGTGCTGGTCATGTCTTTGGGATGATGGGAGCAGCACTTGTCTCTTCTGCTGAG TCTACTGGTACATACTTTGCTGCCGCAAGGCTTTCGGGTTCAACACCCCCTCCTCCACATGTGATCAGCCGAAGTATCGGGTTGCAG GGCCTTGGCATGCTAATTGAAGGCATTTTTGGTTCCGTTGTTGGTACTACTGCATCTGT TGAAAATGTTGGCCTACTTGGTCTAACTCATATAGGGAGCAGAAGAGTGGTGCAAATATCATGTGGCTTcatgttcttcttctctatttttG GAAAATTTGGAGCCTTTTTCGCCTCGATTCCCCTGTCAATATTTGCTGCTATATACTGTGTTCTATTTGGTATTGTGG CTGCTATTGGGATTTCATTCATACAGTTTTCAAATAACAATTCCATGAGAAATATTTATATTCTTGGCTTATCCTTGTTTCTTGGAATCTCAATCCCACAATATTTCATCATGAACATTTCACCAGATGGCCGTGGTCCAGTTAGAACAAATGGTGGATGG TTTAATGACATTTTGAATACCATATTCTCTTCTCCCCCAACTGTGGCCATAATCGTTGGGACTGTTCTTGACAACACACTGGATGTCAAACACAAAGAGGACGACAGAGGACTTACATGGTGGCGTCCTTTCCAGCATAGGAAGGGAGATGTTAGAAATGATGAGTTTTATCGCTTTCCTCTAGGATTAACTGAATATATTCCTTCAAGGTTCCGGCCATGA